A stretch of the candidate division WOR-3 bacterium genome encodes the following:
- the ligA gene encoding NAD-dependent DNA ligase LigA — protein sequence MKLEDAKKEIEKLRKEINYHNYRYYVLNQPVISDYEYDQLYKRLVELEKKFPELITPDSPTQRVGGEPLKEFKTVEHKIKMLSLDNTYSEEELLEFDKRVKKGLGRQVKYEVTLKIDGVAVALHYKNGKLILGATRGDGIKGDDITQNIKTIKSVPLELMTDDNELKNIEVRGEVYLSKKNFEKINKEREEQGEPIFANPRNATAGTLKLLDPKEVAKRNLDLFIHTIPVQPGPHHSSHYETLKKLGSAGFKVVPHIELCNDIGEVIKYMKKWENKRDDLEYEVDGLVIKVDNFADRELLGYTIKSPRWAIAYKYPARQAITKLKDIQLQVGRTGRVTPVAILEPVPLSGTTISRATLHNEDEIKRKDIRIGDYVVIEKGGEVIPKVVGVVKDRRTGKEKVFKFPDKCPVCGEKIYRLEGEADWRCVNSSCPAQIKAAILHFASRQAMDIEGLGWVLVNKLVDLGIVKSFDDIYKLDVKTIADLERMGEKSAQNLINAIEKSKERDFVNVLYALGIPNVGINASNLLVNEFKNIDNLMNADIERLTAISGIGEVVAEGIINYFKSPKNRRLIEHLKKAGLKFETEKVVSEGPLKNKTFVFTGELSSMTREEAQAIVRKLGGHPSSSVSKNTDYVVVGTEPGSKYEKAKKLGVKIIDEQEFLKMIKGFKTDGH from the coding sequence ATGAAACTTGAGGATGCAAAAAAGGAGATAGAAAAACTTCGTAAAGAGATAAATTACCACAACTATCGCTATTATGTATTAAACCAGCCAGTCATTTCAGATTATGAATACGATCAGTTATACAAAAGACTTGTAGAACTTGAAAAAAAATTTCCTGAACTCATAACCCCGGATTCACCCACCCAGCGTGTTGGTGGAGAACCATTAAAAGAATTCAAAACCGTTGAACACAAAATCAAGATGCTCAGCCTTGATAATACCTATTCAGAAGAAGAATTACTTGAATTTGATAAACGAGTAAAAAAAGGTCTGGGCAGACAGGTAAAATACGAAGTAACACTAAAGATAGATGGTGTCGCAGTCGCACTCCATTACAAAAATGGTAAACTTATACTCGGTGCTACAAGGGGAGATGGGATAAAAGGTGATGATATCACACAGAATATAAAGACAATAAAATCTGTGCCTCTTGAACTAATGACCGATGACAATGAATTGAAGAACATAGAAGTTCGTGGTGAGGTATATCTTTCAAAAAAGAATTTTGAGAAGATAAATAAAGAAAGAGAAGAACAGGGTGAGCCAATCTTTGCCAATCCCCGTAATGCAACTGCCGGCACACTCAAACTCCTTGATCCCAAAGAAGTAGCAAAGAGAAATCTTGACCTTTTTATCCACACAATACCGGTCCAACCCGGTCCGCACCACAGTTCTCATTACGAAACCTTAAAGAAACTTGGCTCTGCTGGATTCAAGGTGGTTCCGCATATTGAACTCTGCAATGATATTGGTGAAGTAATAAAATATATGAAGAAATGGGAGAATAAGCGTGATGATCTTGAATATGAAGTAGATGGACTGGTTATAAAGGTGGATAATTTTGCTGACCGCGAATTACTCGGTTATACAATAAAGAGCCCACGTTGGGCAATTGCATACAAGTATCCTGCGCGCCAGGCAATAACAAAATTAAAGGATATACAATTACAGGTTGGCAGGACCGGAAGGGTCACACCCGTAGCGATACTTGAACCTGTCCCACTCTCAGGAACAACGATTTCAAGGGCGACATTGCATAACGAAGATGAAATAAAAAGAAAGGATATAAGGATTGGTGATTATGTGGTTATTGAAAAGGGTGGTGAGGTCATTCCCAAGGTTGTGGGTGTGGTAAAGGACCGTAGAACCGGGAAAGAAAAGGTTTTTAAATTTCCGGATAAATGTCCGGTCTGTGGAGAAAAGATATATCGGCTTGAAGGAGAGGCGGACTGGAGGTGTGTGAATTCTTCCTGCCCGGCACAGATAAAGGCGGCGATTTTGCATTTTGCATCAAGGCAGGCAATGGATATAGAAGGGCTTGGCTGGGTTCTGGTGAATAAACTTGTTGACCTCGGTATTGTAAAAAGTTTTGATGATATTTATAAACTTGATGTGAAGACTATCGCAGATTTAGAAAGGATGGGGGAGAAGTCTGCACAGAATTTGATAAATGCTATTGAGAAGAGCAAGGAAAGAGATTTTGTCAATGTCCTTTATGCCCTTGGAATTCCGAATGTAGGTATAAATGCATCAAATTTGTTGGTCAATGAATTTAAGAATATTGATAACCTTATGAATGCAGATATAGAAAGACTTACTGCAATATCTGGAATAGGCGAAGTCGTTGCAGAGGGCATCATTAATTATTTTAAAAGTCCCAAGAATCGGCGCCTCATTGAGCATTTGAAAAAGGCAGGATTAAAATTTGAGACTGAAAAGGTTGTCTCTGAAGGGCCACTAAAGAATAAGACATTCGTCTTCACCGGTGAGCTTTCTTCAATGACCCGTGAAGAGGCACAGGCGATTGTGCGGAAACTCGGTGGTCATCCTTCAAGTTCAGTGTCAAAAAATACCGACTATGTTGTTGTCGGCACTGAGCCCGGTTCAAAGTATGAAAAGGCAAAGAAACTCGGAGTGAAGATAATTGATGAGCAGGAATTCCTAAAGATGATTAAGGGATTTAAAACAGATGGGCATTAG
- the deoC gene encoding deoxyribose-phosphate aldolase → MKEINKYIDQTILKPDATKNDILKFIEGVKKYRFYSAVVNPSWVEFIKKELPEDIKVCSVVGFPLGASTTKAKVFATEELIQLGCDEIDMVLNIGRLKSKDFKYVGKEIKAVVDSAQGRIVKVIIETCLLTEEEKIASANIIKESGAHFVKTSTGFSKEGAKLEDIKLLRKVVGPKFGIKASGGIRDYETAVAFIKAGATRIGTSSGEKIMEEATVLKC, encoded by the coding sequence ATGAAGGAAATAAATAAATACATTGACCAGACAATTTTAAAACCAGATGCTACAAAAAATGATATTTTGAAATTTATAGAAGGAGTTAAAAAATACAGATTTTATTCAGCAGTTGTCAACCCTTCCTGGGTTGAATTTATAAAAAAGGAGTTGCCCGAAGATATAAAGGTCTGCAGTGTGGTTGGTTTTCCCCTCGGTGCATCAACGACAAAGGCAAAGGTCTTTGCCACTGAGGAATTGATACAACTTGGCTGTGATGAGATAGATATGGTGCTCAATATCGGACGTTTGAAATCAAAAGACTTTAAATATGTAGGAAAGGAGATAAAGGCAGTCGTTGATTCGGCGCAGGGAAGGATTGTAAAGGTGATAATTGAGACCTGTCTTCTGACTGAAGAAGAGAAGATTGCGTCAGCAAACATCATAAAAGAGAGTGGCGCCCATTTTGTTAAAACATCTACTGGTTTTTCAAAAGAAGGTGCAAAACTTGAGGATATAAAATTGTTGAGGAAGGTCGTGGGTCCGAAATTCGGCATAAAGGCTTCGGGCGGTATAAGGGATTATGAGACTGCGGTTGCCTTTATAAAGGCTGGTGCAACACGCATCGGCACATCTTCAGGTGAAAAGATAATGGAAGAGGCGACCGTATTAAAATGCTAA
- a CDS encoding family 10 glycosylhydrolase — protein sequence MFLLLTFLFSFQKGLWVRALSIADTNSIPKIINLAEKMDITDLYVQVVISGSAYYKSEILPRSQYLSKNAPPDYSPLDSIIKYAKKKDIKVHAWINTFLIWSLDSLPDSTRHIYYTHPDWLLKDIKGRSMIDYSPEEQKDFGLEGTFIDPFNQEVKEFLKKICEEILKKYKVDGIHFDFIRFPGVFWGIEDTLISSLLSGLNNRDMRWLTLLRYPKLEYFNRWIAYNFFLENKKRQRTIYNFLEQVRPVIKNVNKDCIISCAVFSSPSRASYQYAQSWWEWQDLIDYPVVMSYTTDTKLFKDFLNFSLYYFPSAIMGIGFLWKGMELQANTEINYVRQAKGRGISYFDFAALDTMADLNMLLDSTMILQDSAQTVVQTQDTNGFFKELANQEWIEKGMEYIKYGEDLEFSRFLLSLSLNPEKDLSKMGIDRNNFIQKIRADVAGFEYLNRTILNIPDKLYEPPHRLIEYAFLRWNKDSTAVRNSVKKIKKFSLKKEIYPDGMDPLSKPVFEAKKDERKIFEARSGIYVFKVREIREGGNWIKKNKAKPELLPIYIYYTIKKRFDDLYKE from the coding sequence ATGTTCCTGCTGCTGACATTCCTTTTTAGTTTCCAAAAAGGTCTCTGGGTCAGGGCATTATCAATTGCTGATACCAATTCTATTCCAAAGATTATAAATCTTGCGGAAAAAATGGATATAACCGATCTGTATGTGCAGGTTGTGATAAGTGGTTCAGCATACTACAAATCCGAGATATTACCAAGGAGTCAGTATCTTTCAAAAAATGCCCCCCCTGATTATTCCCCACTTGATTCCATAATCAAATATGCAAAAAAGAAGGATATCAAAGTCCATGCCTGGATAAATACATTCCTGATATGGTCTCTGGATAGTCTTCCTGATTCCACGAGGCATATTTATTATACACATCCTGATTGGTTATTGAAGGATATAAAGGGCAGGAGTATGATCGATTATTCACCCGAAGAACAAAAGGATTTTGGTCTTGAAGGAACCTTTATAGACCCTTTTAATCAGGAAGTAAAGGAATTTTTGAAAAAGATATGTGAAGAAATTCTAAAAAAATATAAAGTCGATGGTATCCATTTTGATTTTATTAGATTTCCGGGTGTCTTCTGGGGCATAGAAGATACGCTGATATCAAGTTTGCTCTCGGGATTGAACAATCGTGATATGCGCTGGCTCACACTATTGAGATATCCAAAATTAGAATATTTCAATCGCTGGATTGCATATAATTTTTTTCTTGAGAATAAAAAACGGCAGAGAACAATTTATAATTTTCTGGAGCAGGTCAGACCTGTGATCAAAAATGTTAATAAAGATTGTATAATTTCCTGCGCAGTATTTTCAAGCCCATCAAGGGCATCATATCAGTATGCCCAGAGCTGGTGGGAATGGCAGGATCTGATAGATTATCCAGTGGTGATGTCCTATACTACCGATACAAAACTTTTCAAAGATTTTCTCAATTTTTCTCTTTATTATTTCCCATCAGCAATAATGGGGATAGGATTTCTGTGGAAGGGAATGGAATTGCAGGCAAATACTGAAATCAATTATGTTCGTCAGGCAAAAGGTAGAGGGATATCATATTTTGATTTCGCCGCCCTTGATACAATGGCTGATTTGAATATGCTTTTAGATAGCACAATGATTTTGCAAGATTCAGCGCAGACGGTTGTCCAAACTCAGGATACGAATGGGTTCTTTAAAGAACTGGCAAATCAGGAATGGATTGAGAAGGGGATGGAATATATAAAATACGGCGAAGATCTTGAATTCAGTCGGTTTCTTTTGTCCTTATCATTAAACCCTGAAAAAGACCTATCAAAAATGGGCATTGACCGGAATAATTTTATACAAAAAATTAGGGCGGATGTTGCGGGATTTGAATATCTGAATAGAACGATTTTGAATATCCCTGATAAACTATATGAACCTCCACACCGCTTGATTGAATATGCCTTTCTAAGATGGAATAAGGATAGTACAGCGGTTAGAAATTCTGTGAAGAAGATAAAAAAATTCAGTTTGAAAAAAGAAATATATCCGGATGGAATGGACCCGCTATCAAAACCTGTTTTTGAAGCAAAAAAGGACGAAAGAAAAATTTTTGAGGCAAGGTCAGGAATATATGTGTTTAAAGTGAGAGAAATAAGAGAAGGGGGGAATTGGATAAAAAAGAATAAGGCAAAACCCGAACTATTGCCCATTTATATTTATTACACCATTAAAAAAAGATTTGATGACTTATATAAAGAATGA
- the mutL gene encoding DNA mismatch repair endonuclease MutL, whose translation MPKIRLLSEEVRSKIAAGEVIIRPASVIKELIENSLDAGAKRIEIEIESGGKSKCLVNDDGIGMSRADALLSIERYATSKIERIEDIENIKTFGFRGEALASIAQVSHFELETFDGNEGTKIIVEEGKVKQVIDTFRERGTRVRVSDLFYNLPARRKFLKSDEYERRLIIDLVKTYAIISPEVHIILGEERRNILNLPSAKDLKSRLLQLYPVRLVEKLIPFELDVGEINFYGFLSPFNLNEKQNLNLLYVNSRPVRYPRITRVISEVYQNPKEPPLYVLNIKIPPQMLDVNIHPTKNEVKIKEERYVMDLLTQGIKSKIFPAIPVKEYPHEVGSVSPADARLVQESLIPYSEIQTRTTATGETGDFWQLHNTYIFAQTSTGLIIIDQHVAHERILYESLMNNRGSSQHLLFPITIELTPEEYRVYQATKENLKELGIVFKEFSARTLVIDTLPSDTKVTREDLQGFFSEIGSLGKLMNQKGELAKVIACRMAIKAGQKLSVAEMQSLIDRLFACENPFICPHGRPVVIKISLDDLDQRFGR comes from the coding sequence GTGCCGAAGATTAGATTACTTTCAGAAGAAGTCCGTTCCAAGATTGCAGCGGGCGAAGTCATAATCAGACCTGCCTCAGTCATAAAAGAACTCATTGAAAACTCCCTTGATGCCGGTGCAAAGAGGATAGAGATTGAGATTGAATCCGGGGGCAAATCCAAATGTTTGGTGAACGATGATGGTATTGGAATGTCCCGTGCCGATGCCCTTTTATCAATTGAAAGATACGCAACGAGTAAGATTGAGCGTATTGAAGATATAGAAAATATAAAGACCTTTGGGTTCCGTGGTGAGGCACTTGCGAGCATTGCCCAGGTATCCCATTTTGAACTTGAAACCTTTGATGGGAACGAAGGGACAAAGATAATTGTTGAGGAAGGCAAGGTAAAACAGGTCATTGATACCTTCAGAGAAAGAGGAACCAGGGTAAGAGTATCTGACCTTTTTTACAACCTGCCGGCGCGAAGAAAATTTTTGAAATCAGATGAATATGAGCGTCGTCTCATAATTGATTTGGTAAAGACATACGCGATCATTTCTCCAGAAGTTCATATTATTTTAGGCGAGGAAAGAAGAAATATTCTGAACCTGCCATCGGCTAAAGATTTAAAATCCAGATTATTGCAATTATATCCTGTTCGGCTGGTAGAAAAATTAATACCATTTGAGTTGGATGTAGGCGAGATAAATTTTTATGGATTTTTATCACCATTTAATCTGAATGAAAAACAAAATTTAAATCTGCTCTATGTGAACTCAAGACCGGTTAGGTATCCACGTATTACAAGGGTGATTTCTGAGGTCTATCAGAACCCCAAAGAACCACCCCTTTATGTATTAAATATAAAAATTCCGCCACAGATGCTGGATGTCAATATCCATCCCACAAAGAACGAAGTAAAGATAAAAGAAGAGAGATATGTGATGGACCTGCTTACTCAAGGTATAAAGAGTAAAATATTTCCGGCGATCCCAGTAAAGGAATATCCACACGAGGTTGGTTCTGTTTCTCCAGCAGATGCCCGATTGGTCCAGGAGTCGCTTATACCATATAGTGAAATTCAGACGCGAACTACGGCAACGGGTGAGACCGGGGATTTCTGGCAGCTCCACAATACCTATATCTTTGCCCAGACCAGCACCGGTCTCATAATCATTGACCAGCATGTAGCACACGAAAGGATATTATACGAATCCCTTATGAACAATCGAGGTTCTTCCCAGCATCTATTATTTCCAATTACCATAGAACTCACACCTGAAGAATACCGGGTATATCAGGCTACAAAAGAAAATTTAAAAGAACTGGGTATTGTATTCAAAGAATTTTCCGCCCGTACCCTTGTCATAGATACACTCCCTTCGGATACAAAGGTAACAAGGGAAGACCTCCAGGGATTTTTCAGTGAGATTGGGAGTCTTGGTAAGTTGATGAATCAGAAAGGCGAACTGGCAAAGGTAATTGCCTGCAGGATGGCGATAAAGGCAGGACAGAAACTTTCGGTTGCAGAAATGCAGAGTCTCATTGACCGTTTATTTGCCTGTGAGAATCCATTTATCTGCCCCCATGGAAGACCGGTTGTGATCAAGATAAGTCTTGATGACTTAGACCAGAGATTCGGCAGATAG
- a CDS encoding tetratricopeptide repeat protein — translation MLQKPQERRLITIIFADLSGFTRLSSELDPEDVQEVANTTFEILNKPIIEQGGLIHKYEGDLVIALFGLPTAHEDDPERAIKAGFKMMELIPEVNDKLSKKLKKKTDLGLHIGINSGIVVAGEVGSEEKKEWTVMGDAVNLASRLKDIAKRSEIIVSEPVFRASRYLFDYEILTPVPIKGIEKPVKIFKPLRIKEKPEPKRGIQGLYSPLVGRDKELQTLKKKIDELQKGKGGAVFILGDAGLGKTRLYEEMKKQPITFPVYFFESRCSLYDQELSYSIILQILKEIFCITEDRKATIEHKIINKIKEVFPDGFNDVVPYLLLLFSIDLTDEFKKKIEYLDPQSLKRQIFLAIRRLLCKIAENQPIILVVEDYHWIDPSSLELFEFIFGDWESEPRLLLIGISRIEKEKECWLTKERLKNKIGDRFLEIVLNPLDYESSAKLTHNILNILNIPEEFKDKILKKAEGNPFYLEEIIRALIDTGCLKLDAGVWRLSSDVNDIEIPDTVQAVIISRIDRLEPELKQILQIASVIGRIFYRQVLQPVSKIDDLLLTLHLATLEELEYIKESKTEDEISYIFRHPLLQEVIYNNILRKKRKELHNSVAECIEKLFAERINDFCDLLSQQFYLAENWEKTLTYSIKSAEKAKRLYLNKQAIELYERAEECAEMINNTVKKIYCIKEKSEILNLIGETKSALDEIGKGIELSRNIMDKKSEADCLIAISDIYANLSRYEDMLDSASKALSIYKTINDKRGEAESLNNMGYAYEHFGEYNKALEYYNKSLEIQEKIDDRDGQALSLNNIGNIYEYFGEYDKALDFLVKSLNIRDEMCHLAGQATSLNNIGAVYDDLGEYAKALEYYKKSFKIQEEINDMDGKGTSLNNIGYLFSLIGDYKKALEYYMESLKIRIEIGDKDGQATSLCNIGVIYGNMGDYQKALEYFIKSLKIREEVNDIAGQVISLYDIGKLYINLAYLQYDELKTRFALENLLLDVKNNLDLKSTLLNKAREYLSKSEEIAQKKGLQRLFPIIYLIFSEILIAECNILENKTGVRKTKLSEALNYVEKSLSLAEELHLEKTKAQAVLMQARVETLLGNLKNADGKYKIAISLFEKQNRIFDMAMAYYYYGEMLKIFNKNKIKSEIEKADKYLQKAKEIFIKCDAKIWSEKCSKLLEKGY, via the coding sequence ATGCTACAGAAACCACAGGAAAGACGACTGATAACCATAATCTTCGCAGACCTTTCTGGATTTACCAGGTTATCTTCTGAACTCGACCCCGAAGATGTCCAGGAAGTTGCCAATACAACCTTTGAGATATTGAATAAACCAATCATTGAACAAGGCGGATTGATTCACAAGTATGAAGGAGACCTGGTCATTGCCTTATTTGGTCTACCCACTGCCCATGAAGATGACCCGGAAAGGGCAATAAAGGCTGGATTTAAAATGATGGAACTTATTCCTGAAGTAAATGATAAACTATCGAAAAAATTAAAGAAAAAGACAGATTTAGGTCTGCATATTGGCATAAATTCCGGAATTGTAGTTGCGGGTGAGGTTGGGTCAGAAGAAAAAAAGGAATGGACAGTAATGGGTGATGCTGTGAATCTTGCTTCACGGTTAAAAGATATCGCAAAAAGAAGTGAAATAATTGTCTCTGAGCCGGTCTTCAGGGCTTCAAGGTACCTATTTGACTATGAAATACTGACCCCAGTGCCTATCAAGGGTATAGAAAAACCAGTGAAGATTTTCAAACCATTGAGGATAAAGGAAAAACCTGAACCAAAAAGGGGAATTCAAGGTTTATATTCACCGCTCGTGGGCAGAGACAAAGAACTTCAAACACTCAAAAAAAAGATTGATGAATTACAGAAAGGAAAAGGTGGTGCAGTCTTCATCCTTGGCGATGCAGGACTTGGGAAAACAAGGCTCTATGAGGAAATGAAAAAACAACCCATAACCTTCCCTGTTTATTTCTTTGAAAGTCGATGTTCATTATATGACCAGGAACTTTCTTATTCAATAATCCTTCAGATTTTAAAAGAAATCTTTTGTATCACCGAAGATCGCAAGGCAACAATCGAGCATAAAATTATCAATAAAATTAAAGAGGTATTTCCTGATGGATTTAATGATGTTGTGCCTTATCTACTCCTGTTATTTTCTATTGATTTAACAGACGAATTCAAGAAAAAAATAGAATATCTTGACCCCCAGTCATTAAAACGCCAGATATTTTTGGCTATCCGGAGGTTGTTATGCAAAATTGCAGAAAACCAACCAATAATTCTCGTCGTAGAAGACTATCACTGGATTGATCCTTCATCATTGGAGTTATTTGAATTCATTTTCGGTGACTGGGAAAGTGAACCGCGATTACTATTGATCGGCATTTCCAGAATTGAGAAAGAGAAAGAATGTTGGCTGACGAAAGAACGGCTAAAGAATAAAATTGGCGATAGATTTCTTGAAATTGTATTAAATCCGCTTGATTACGAATCGAGCGCAAAACTTACGCACAATATTTTAAATATCCTTAATATCCCTGAAGAATTTAAAGACAAGATTTTAAAAAAGGCTGAAGGGAATCCATTCTATCTTGAAGAAATAATTCGAGCATTGATAGATACAGGATGTCTAAAATTGGACGCCGGTGTCTGGCGTCTTAGTTCCGATGTTAATGACATTGAAATCCCGGACACGGTCCAAGCAGTAATCATCTCCAGAATTGACAGATTAGAACCAGAGTTGAAGCAGATACTACAAATTGCTTCGGTCATAGGCAGAATTTTTTATAGACAGGTACTACAACCTGTCTCTAAAATCGACGATTTACTACTAACCCTCCATTTGGCAACACTTGAAGAATTGGAATACATCAAAGAATCTAAAACAGAAGATGAGATTTCATATATATTTCGTCATCCGCTTCTCCAGGAGGTTATTTATAACAACATATTAAGGAAAAAACGGAAAGAACTGCACAATAGTGTGGCAGAATGTATTGAAAAATTATTTGCGGAAAGAATCAATGACTTCTGCGATTTGCTTTCCCAACAATTTTATCTTGCGGAAAACTGGGAAAAGACACTTACATATTCAATAAAGTCTGCGGAAAAAGCGAAAAGATTATATCTCAATAAGCAAGCAATTGAATTATACGAGCGAGCTGAAGAATGTGCGGAAATGATAAATAACACTGTAAAAAAAATTTATTGTATTAAAGAAAAAAGTGAGATACTAAATCTGATTGGTGAAACTAAAAGTGCACTTGATGAGATTGGCAAAGGGATTGAACTTTCCAGAAATATAATGGATAAAAAATCGGAGGCTGACTGTCTGATAGCAATTTCTGATATCTATGCCAATCTCAGTAGGTACGAAGATATGCTTGATTCAGCGTCAAAAGCACTTTCAATTTATAAAACAATCAATGATAAAAGGGGTGAGGCTGAGAGTCTCAATAATATGGGATATGCGTATGAACACTTTGGCGAATACAATAAGGCACTTGAATATTATAATAAATCTTTAGAGATTCAAGAAAAGATAGACGACAGAGATGGACAGGCATTAAGTTTGAATAATATCGGTAATATTTATGAATACTTCGGTGAATACGATAAGGCACTTGATTTTCTTGTGAAATCTTTAAATATTCGTGATGAAATGTGCCATTTGGCAGGACAGGCAACAAGCCTTAACAATATCGGCGCGGTTTATGATGACCTCGGTGAATATGCAAAGGCGCTTGAATATTATAAAAAGTCCTTTAAGATACAGGAAGAAATAAACGATATGGATGGCAAGGGAACGAGTTTGAACAACATTGGCTATCTGTTCTCCCTTATTGGTGATTATAAAAAAGCACTTGAATATTACATGGAATCCCTGAAAATCCGTATTGAAATAGGTGACAAAGACGGGCAGGCAACAAGTTTATGTAATATTGGTGTAATTTATGGAAATATGGGTGATTACCAAAAAGCGCTTGAATACTTTATAAAATCATTAAAAATTCGCGAAGAAGTAAATGATATAGCTGGTCAGGTAATCAGTCTATATGATATCGGTAAACTATATATAAATCTCGCTTATTTACAATATGATGAATTAAAGACAAGATTTGCTTTGGAAAATCTCTTGCTTGATGTCAAAAATAATCTTGATCTTAAATCTACCCTATTAAATAAAGCAAGGGAATATCTTAGTAAAAGCGAGGAAATTGCCCAAAAAAAGGGGCTACAGCGATTATTCCCAATCATATATTTAATTTTCAGTGAGATTCTGATTGCAGAATGTAATATTTTAGAAAATAAAACTGGTGTCAGAAAGACTAAATTGTCAGAGGCATTAAATTATGTGGAAAAATCATTAAGTCTTGCCGAAGAACTCCATTTAGAGAAGACTAAGGCACAGGCAGTTCTTATGCAGGCACGGGTAGAGACATTACTTGGCAATTTAAAAAATGCCGATGGAAAATATAAGATTGCAATTTCATTATTTGAAAAGCAAAATAGAATTTTTGATATGGCAATGGCATACTACTATTATGGTGAGATGTTGAAAATTTTTAACAAAAACAAGATAAAAAGTGAAATAGAAAAGGCAGATAAATATTTACAAAAGGCAAAAGAGATTTTTATCAAATGTGATGCAAAGATTTGGTCTGAGAAATGCAGTAAGTTACTGGAAAAAGGCTATTGA